From Numida meleagris isolate 19003 breed g44 Domestic line chromosome 4, NumMel1.0, whole genome shotgun sequence, the proteins below share one genomic window:
- the FGL1 gene encoding fibrinogen-like protein 1 isoform X2, with protein sequence MQYSDRGDENSVIDLGGKRQYSDCAEIYSDGHKRSGFYKMKPIQSPNEFLAFCDMSEGGGWTVFQRRSDGSQNFNRGWTDYEEGFGNFVLTNGEYWLGNKNLHYLTNQGNYTLRIDLSDFEGERRYAQYTRFGVADEEHSYQMSCGEYSGTAGDSLTGGFHPEVKWWADHRGMKFSTRDRDNDNYEGNCAEEEKAGWWFNRCHSANLNGLYYKGPYTAKTDNGIVWYTWHGWWYSLKSVVMKVRPAHFEPNIV encoded by the exons atgcaGTACAGTGACAGAGGAGATGAAAACAGTGTCATTGACTTGGGAGGAAAAAGACAGTATTCAG ACTGTGCAGAAATCTACAGTGATGGCCATAAACGAAGTGGATTTTATAAGATGAAACCTATCCAGAGTCCTAATGAATTCCTGGCCTTCTGTGACATGTCTGAAGGGGGTGGTTGGACTGTTTTTCAGAGACGTTCTGATGGTAGCCAGAATTTCAATAG AGGCTGGACGGACTATGAAGAAGGCTttggaaattttgttttgacaaATGGTGAATATTggcttggaaataaaaatcttcattacTTGACTAATCAAG GAAACTATACTTTAAGAATCGATCTAAGTGATTTTGAAGGAGAACGGCGTTATGCACAATATACAAGATTTGGAGTTGCAGATGAAGAG CATTCCTATCAGATGAGCTGTGGCGAATACTCTGGTACAGCTGGTGATTCCCTAACTGGGGGTTTTCATCCTGAAGTAAAATGGTGGGCTGATCATCGAGGAATGAAATTCAGTACTAGAGACAGGGACAATGACAACTATGAAGGCAACTgtgctgaagaggaaaaggcTGGTTGGTGGTTTAACAG GTGTCACTCAGCCAACTTGAATGGTTTGTACTACAAAGGTCCCTATACTGCCAAGACAGACAATGGAATTGTTTGGTACACATGGCATGGGTGGTGGTATTCTCTGAAATCTGTTGTAATGAAGGTCAGACCAGCACACTTTGAGCCTAATAttgtttga
- the FGL1 gene encoding fibrinogen-like protein 1 isoform X1, whose protein sequence is MKILIVIDFLLAASLTSRTMSSDLQNCFQEQIRLKAQVRLLEHRVKQQQLKIIQLLEKKEMQYSDRGDENSVIDLGGKRQYSDCAEIYSDGHKRSGFYKMKPIQSPNEFLAFCDMSEGGGWTVFQRRSDGSQNFNRGWTDYEEGFGNFVLTNGEYWLGNKNLHYLTNQGNYTLRIDLSDFEGERRYAQYTRFGVADEEHSYQMSCGEYSGTAGDSLTGGFHPEVKWWADHRGMKFSTRDRDNDNYEGNCAEEEKAGWWFNRCHSANLNGLYYKGPYTAKTDNGIVWYTWHGWWYSLKSVVMKVRPAHFEPNIV, encoded by the exons ATGAAGATTTTGATAGTGATTGATTTTCTACTTGCAGCTAGCTTGACATCTCGCACTATGAGTTCT GATCTACAGAACTGTTTTCAAGAGCAGATACGACTTAAGGCCCAGGTGAGACTTCTGGAACATCgtgtgaaacagcagcagttaaAAATTATACAGCttttagagaagaaagagatgcaGTACAGTGACAGAGGAGATGAAAACAGTGTCATTGACTTGGGAGGAAAAAGACAGTATTCAG ACTGTGCAGAAATCTACAGTGATGGCCATAAACGAAGTGGATTTTATAAGATGAAACCTATCCAGAGTCCTAATGAATTCCTGGCCTTCTGTGACATGTCTGAAGGGGGTGGTTGGACTGTTTTTCAGAGACGTTCTGATGGTAGCCAGAATTTCAATAG AGGCTGGACGGACTATGAAGAAGGCTttggaaattttgttttgacaaATGGTGAATATTggcttggaaataaaaatcttcattacTTGACTAATCAAG GAAACTATACTTTAAGAATCGATCTAAGTGATTTTGAAGGAGAACGGCGTTATGCACAATATACAAGATTTGGAGTTGCAGATGAAGAG CATTCCTATCAGATGAGCTGTGGCGAATACTCTGGTACAGCTGGTGATTCCCTAACTGGGGGTTTTCATCCTGAAGTAAAATGGTGGGCTGATCATCGAGGAATGAAATTCAGTACTAGAGACAGGGACAATGACAACTATGAAGGCAACTgtgctgaagaggaaaaggcTGGTTGGTGGTTTAACAG GTGTCACTCAGCCAACTTGAATGGTTTGTACTACAAAGGTCCCTATACTGCCAAGACAGACAATGGAATTGTTTGGTACACATGGCATGGGTGGTGGTATTCTCTGAAATCTGTTGTAATGAAGGTCAGACCAGCACACTTTGAGCCTAATAttgtttga